A single window of Candidatus Omnitrophota bacterium DNA harbors:
- the murF gene encoding UDP-N-acetylmuramoyl-tripeptide--D-alanyl-D-alanine ligase, whose protein sequence is MATILVRDLKILERLIKPLRVYNRSSFRILKAFSIDSRSITKGEGFIALKGKLCDGHEFIEEAVANGAACIIAQKYVATKQQVPFLVVKDSYKALSAIVRLIRDKKKPFVYAITGSIGKTTTKEMLYFLLKDHCRVLKNKKTENNILGVAKTILSLKDQDVVIAELGTNQKGEISTLSSMLAPNVGVITFIKPVHLEGLGSLRGILKEKLSLLSGNPKMKLVLNHDDMYLRRVKSTKNIYWFGSKDNLDLSAACKNRDSQSSHFLIQDSFKLSLPRYREGFITDILAAVLAAHLYRIPIAKLVSKISKFKDFPSMRMQIQKLNRLLILNDAYNANPYSVKVGLKSLKDHPLRKIVVIGDMLELGKKSAYYHRLLAPQIIENNFDYCLMLGRHTQHLKKSLSELGYRRAFHFLSHKDLAEFISKKINLKQNRNQGYLVFLKGSRRMELEKVVSYLR, encoded by the coding sequence ATGGCAACAATCCTAGTTAGAGATTTAAAAATTTTAGAGCGTTTAATTAAGCCTTTGCGGGTCTATAATCGTTCGAGCTTTCGTATTCTTAAGGCTTTTTCGATTGATTCTCGCTCAATAACTAAGGGTGAAGGATTCATTGCTCTTAAAGGTAAGCTTTGTGATGGTCATGAGTTTATCGAAGAAGCCGTAGCCAATGGCGCAGCTTGTATTATTGCTCAAAAGTATGTAGCAACAAAGCAACAAGTGCCTTTTTTGGTAGTTAAAGATAGCTATAAGGCATTGAGTGCGATTGTGCGCCTGATAAGAGATAAGAAAAAACCTTTTGTCTATGCTATTACCGGTTCGATCGGCAAAACTACCACCAAGGAGATGCTTTATTTTTTACTTAAAGATCATTGTCGAGTTCTTAAGAACAAAAAAACTGAGAATAACATTCTTGGGGTAGCTAAAACCATTCTTTCGTTGAAAGATCAAGATGTTGTTATTGCCGAATTAGGTACAAACCAAAAGGGTGAGATTAGCACTTTGTCTAGTATGCTTGCGCCAAATGTAGGGGTGATTACTTTTATTAAACCAGTTCACTTGGAGGGCCTAGGTAGCTTAAGGGGTATTCTTAAGGAGAAATTATCGTTACTCTCTGGTAATCCTAAGATGAAACTAGTTCTCAATCATGATGATATGTATTTAAGAAGGGTTAAAAGCACAAAGAATATTTATTGGTTTGGTAGTAAAGATAATCTTGATCTTTCGGCAGCCTGTAAGAATCGCGACAGCCAGAGTTCCCACTTTTTGATTCAAGACTCTTTTAAACTTTCTTTGCCGCGTTACCGGGAAGGCTTTATCACTGACATTTTAGCTGCTGTTTTAGCGGCACATCTTTATCGAATACCGATAGCTAAACTAGTGTCAAAGATAAGTAAATTTAAAGATTTTCCTTCAATGAGAATGCAGATCCAGAAGCTAAATCGACTTTTGATTTTAAATGATGCCTATAACGCCAATCCTTATTCAGTTAAAGTGGGGTTAAAAAGTTTAAAAGATCATCCCTTGAGAAAAATTGTCGTAATTGGGGACATGTTAGAATTAGGCAAAAAGAGTGCTTACTATCATCGATTGCTAGCTCCTCAGATTATTGAGAATAATTTTGATTATTGTCTTATGCTTGGCCGTCATACTCAGCATCTTAAGAAAAGTTTATCGGAGTTAGGCTATCGGCGAGCGTTTCATTTTCTTTCACATAAGGATTTGGCCGAATTTATTAGTAAAAAAATTAATTTAAAACAAAACCGTAATCAGGGCTATTTAGTCTTTCTGAAAGGTTCTCGGAGGATGGAGTTAGAGAAAGTAGTTTCATATCTAAGGTAA
- the mraY gene encoding phospho-N-acetylmuramoyl-pentapeptide-transferase — protein sequence MLYHIFYPLTKYFSFFNVAKYITFRGGCAFITSFIVVMALWKFTLQRLTKLKMVENIDMYGHIHLESLHGPKRGTPTMGGVLIIFSMCVSTLLWARWDTYFTWAILLVMLALGAVGLSDDLLKIKKGKGLSRRQKLISQSIIGLLLGAALILNQDFPTSWHFPFLKKIVFDLGYFYIFWVILMIVATSNAVNFTDGLDGLAIGAVVINSLIFGLISYIVGHISFANYLFIPYIEGAGELTIFCFALTGAGLAFLWFNSYPAQVFMGDVGALALGGVLGATALLIKQEFLLFISGGLFVIEAMSVILQIASVRLRGKKLFRAAPLHHHFQILGWDEPKIIIRFWIISIICAVIALLTLKLR from the coding sequence ATGCTTTATCATATTTTTTATCCGTTAACTAAATATTTTTCATTTTTTAATGTCGCTAAATATATAACTTTTCGAGGAGGCTGTGCTTTTATTACTTCTTTTATTGTTGTGATGGCTTTATGGAAATTTACCCTACAGAGACTAACAAAATTAAAAATGGTTGAGAATATAGATATGTATGGACATATTCATCTAGAGTCTCTTCACGGACCTAAGCGTGGGACACCGACTATGGGTGGGGTTTTGATTATTTTTTCGATGTGTGTCTCAACTCTTCTTTGGGCAAGATGGGATACCTACTTTACTTGGGCTATTTTATTAGTTATGCTTGCTTTGGGTGCTGTAGGTTTGAGCGATGATCTTTTAAAAATAAAAAAGGGTAAAGGACTTAGCCGACGTCAAAAGTTAATCTCACAAAGTATTATTGGTTTATTATTGGGGGCAGCACTTATTTTGAACCAAGATTTTCCTACTTCTTGGCATTTTCCTTTTTTAAAAAAGATAGTTTTTGATTTAGGGTATTTTTATATTTTTTGGGTAATTTTGATGATCGTAGCGACTTCTAACGCGGTTAATTTCACCGACGGTCTAGATGGCTTAGCTATTGGAGCAGTAGTTATAAATTCTTTAATTTTTGGGTTGATAAGCTATATTGTCGGACATATAAGTTTCGCTAACTATCTTTTTATTCCCTATATTGAAGGTGCCGGCGAACTAACAATATTCTGTTTTGCTTTAACTGGGGCCGGCTTAGCTTTTCTTTGGTTTAATTCTTATCCGGCTCAAGTTTTTATGGGTGATGTCGGGGCTTTGGCTTTGGGGGGAGTCCTTGGTGCGACGGCTCTTTTGATAAAACAGGAGTTTTTACTTTTTATAAGTGGCGGTTTATTTGTAATAGAAGCGATGAGCGTAATTTTGCAAATAGCTTCGGTGCGACTTAGAGGGAAAAAGCTTTTTCGGGCCGCGCCATTGCATCATCATTTCCAGATTCTAGGCTGGGATGAACCGAAGATAATAATCCGTTTTTGGATAATTTCGATCATCTGTGCGGTAATAGCTTTACTGACCTTAAAACTCAGATAG
- a CDS encoding UDP-N-acetylmuramoyl-L-alanine--D-glutamate ligase, which yields MNIDDFNEVCVVGWGASGIGLVNLLLSLGKKVKVSEQRERNCFSPEVIDSLVKAGVDFEFSAHSESFIKQSQLVVLSPGVDPVRSKAIKAILSLGLPYIGEIEFAFLLTKANCIAITGTNGKTTTSHLTYQLLKAKRKRVFLGGNVGIPFSSFVLNTKKGDLVVLELSSFQLETIISFRPQVAALLNVAPDHLDRYKDFREYLTAKMNIFRNQTKEDFAVLNKNSSLNFEKEGSVKAKTIYFSNEFSDENLSAAYRIAQIYGLTKLDCEKVFSSFVGLPHRRQLVKVINGINFVNDSKATNPSSTIWALKNSKGSVILLAGGKDKGLDYSELVPYLKSVKKLNLFGEASGAIMESLEAHVPVQKFSSFEEAIAVSFSQASQGDTILLSPMCSSFDMFSNYKERGDRFSAIVNSF from the coding sequence ATGAATATAGACGATTTTAATGAAGTTTGCGTTGTTGGTTGGGGAGCCAGCGGTATTGGCTTGGTTAATTTGTTGCTTTCTTTAGGTAAAAAAGTGAAGGTGAGCGAACAGCGAGAGCGTAATTGTTTTTCACCCGAAGTAATAGATAGCTTAGTCAAGGCCGGTGTTGATTTTGAATTTAGCGCACATAGTGAAAGTTTTATTAAGCAGAGTCAGCTTGTAGTATTGAGTCCTGGTGTGGATCCAGTGAGGTCAAAAGCGATTAAGGCCATACTTAGTTTGGGTTTACCCTATATTGGTGAGATTGAATTTGCTTTTCTTCTTACTAAGGCTAACTGTATAGCGATCACGGGAACTAATGGCAAGACTACTACCAGTCATCTGACTTATCAATTGCTTAAGGCTAAACGGAAAAGAGTGTTTTTAGGCGGTAATGTCGGAATACCGTTTTCTTCTTTTGTTTTAAACACTAAAAAGGGGGACTTGGTAGTTTTGGAATTAAGCTCTTTTCAACTAGAGACTATTATAAGCTTTAGGCCGCAAGTTGCAGCTTTGCTTAATGTTGCTCCGGATCATCTTGATCGCTATAAGGATTTTCGAGAATATTTAACGGCCAAGATGAATATATTTAGAAATCAAACTAAGGAAGACTTTGCAGTTCTTAATAAAAATAGCAGTCTCAATTTTGAAAAAGAAGGATCGGTAAAAGCAAAAACTATATATTTTTCAAATGAGTTTTCTGATGAGAATCTTTCGGCCGCCTACAGGATCGCTCAAATCTATGGTTTAACTAAGTTGGACTGCGAAAAGGTTTTTTCTTCATTTGTTGGCCTTCCTCACCGTCGGCAGCTAGTTAAAGTCATTAATGGAATAAATTTTGTTAATGATTCAAAGGCGACAAACCCCTCTTCAACTATTTGGGCGCTTAAGAATTCCAAAGGTTCAGTTATTCTTTTAGCCGGAGGCAAAGACAAAGGCCTCGATTATTCAGAATTAGTGCCTTATCTTAAATCAGTAAAGAAGTTAAATCTTTTTGGTGAGGCCTCAGGAGCAATTATGGAATCGTTGGAGGCCCATGTGCCGGTTCAGAAATTTTCCTCTTTTGAGGAAGCTATAGCTGTTTCTTTTAGCCAAGCCAGCCAGGGTGACACTATTCTTCTTTCTCCAATGTGTTCAAGTTTCGATATGTTTTCTAATTACAAGGAGCGGGGGGATAGATTCTCGGCGATAGTCAATAGTTTTTAA
- the ftsW gene encoding putative lipid II flippase FtsW gives MIKDIKKERRFIFITIFIITLIGLLMVYESSSIHAFATTSDATYFFKKQISFFIIGLFLFCLTLFVDLELLRRWNKELLLLTILCLVVVVFLGRTAGGAKRWLYLAGFNIQPAEILKISFLIYCADYCRRKKGLIGSLKRGLLPLAVILGSICILLLLQPDLGTAVFWVIWTIFFLFLFKARRRHLVFIVILGLVASFFLVKAYPYRLRRITAYLNPSSDPQGAGFQLRQSKIAYGEGGLLGVGLGEGRQKLFFLPASHTDFVFSIVAEEFGLWGSLGLLSLFFLLFHKMFKISKEVEDTFRSGILWGVVLIFFLEITINIGVSCGLLPTKGLPLPFMSYGGSNLVVHYVLLGLFFNASRAPKVKL, from the coding sequence ATGATTAAAGATATAAAAAAAGAGCGACGCTTCATATTTATTACTATTTTTATTATTACTCTTATCGGTTTGCTTATGGTGTATGAGTCTTCGAGTATCCATGCCTTTGCGACAACTTCTGATGCGACCTATTTTTTCAAAAAACAAATAAGTTTTTTTATAATCGGATTGTTTCTTTTTTGTTTAACCCTTTTTGTTGATTTGGAGTTATTGCGGCGTTGGAATAAAGAATTATTGCTTTTAACCATTCTCTGTTTAGTGGTTGTTGTGTTTTTAGGAAGAACCGCCGGCGGAGCAAAACGGTGGTTGTATTTGGCCGGTTTCAATATCCAACCGGCAGAGATATTAAAGATTTCCTTTTTGATTTATTGCGCTGACTATTGCCGAAGAAAAAAAGGTCTAATTGGAAGCTTAAAAAGGGGCTTATTACCATTGGCTGTGATTTTAGGCTCAATTTGCATTTTACTTTTGCTTCAGCCAGATTTAGGCACAGCGGTTTTTTGGGTGATTTGGACTATTTTTTTTCTTTTCCTGTTTAAGGCTCGCCGTCGGCATTTAGTTTTTATTGTTATTTTGGGCCTAGTGGCTTCTTTTTTTCTGGTCAAAGCTTACCCTTATCGGCTTAGAAGGATTACGGCTTACCTTAATCCTTCTTCTGATCCGCAAGGGGCAGGGTTTCAGTTGAGACAGTCCAAGATTGCTTATGGTGAGGGTGGGCTTTTGGGTGTTGGCTTAGGTGAGGGCCGTCAGAAATTATTTTTTCTCCCAGCCTCACATACTGATTTTGTTTTTTCAATTGTAGCTGAAGAGTTTGGGCTGTGGGGCTCATTAGGTCTGCTGTCATTATTCTTTTTATTATTTCATAAAATGTTTAAAATTTCTAAAGAAGTCGAAGACACTTTTCGTTCAGGAATTTTGTGGGGTGTTGTTTTAATCTTTTTTTTAGAAATAACTATCAATATTGGTGTCAGTTGTGGACTTTTGCCTACTAAGGGGTTGCCGTTACCTTTTATGAGTTATGGCGGCAGCAATTTAGTAGTTCATTATGTTCTTTTAGGTCTATTTTTTAATGCTTCTCGTGCGCCTAAGGTGAAACTATGA
- a CDS encoding glycosyltransferase — protein sequence MRILFACERSAGHIFPALSIAKKIKIAQRDSESEKKEEIYFFVSSKDLKKYVEAEGFVVFGKYFSFRCLAIEGFFRFIEAIYIISKLRPERVIGFGGRDSFFLILLSSLLSIDTVLYEPNVSLGKANKVLSRFVKKILRGFPSQESSQKNLVFGVPLRDNLKRLDKQKAREILQFDAKTVILCCGGSQGSRFINQNFVRFVQQFKGDCQIIHLTGKDKFLEIRENYNKIECKSFVEDFYYNLEVLYSAADLVVSRAGALTLSEISYYRLAALLIPHTGASGHQRENALYFQQRDAALLCSEDNFSFSDFSKSLSSLIYDDNLRERLALNAAKIELGVDFESLDINYWR from the coding sequence ATGAGAATTCTATTTGCCTGTGAGCGAAGCGCTGGCCATATTTTTCCTGCGCTTAGCATCGCTAAGAAGATAAAAATTGCTCAACGAGATTCGGAGTCTGAGAAAAAAGAAGAGATATACTTTTTTGTTAGCTCAAAGGATCTTAAAAAATATGTTGAGGCTGAAGGGTTTGTTGTTTTTGGTAAATATTTTTCTTTTCGTTGCTTGGCGATAGAGGGTTTTTTCAGGTTTATTGAGGCAATTTATATAATTTCTAAATTAAGGCCAGAGAGGGTTATTGGTTTCGGCGGCAGAGATAGTTTCTTTTTGATATTATTGAGCAGTTTACTTTCGATAGACACTGTACTTTATGAACCGAATGTAAGCTTAGGCAAAGCGAATAAGGTTCTTTCAAGGTTTGTAAAGAAGATCTTGAGGGGTTTTCCCAGCCAGGAGTCTTCTCAAAAGAATCTTGTGTTTGGAGTTCCTTTAAGAGATAATTTGAAAAGATTAGATAAGCAGAAAGCCCGGGAAATACTTCAATTTGATGCAAAAACAGTTATCCTTTGCTGTGGCGGTAGCCAGGGCTCTAGATTTATCAACCAAAACTTTGTTCGTTTCGTTCAGCAGTTTAAAGGGGACTGTCAAATAATACATTTGACTGGTAAAGATAAGTTCTTGGAGATTAGGGAAAACTATAATAAAATAGAGTGTAAAAGCTTTGTTGAGGACTTCTACTATAATTTGGAAGTTTTATATAGTGCAGCTGACTTGGTAGTTTCACGAGCCGGAGCTTTAACTCTATCGGAAATCTCATACTACCGGTTGGCAGCCTTGCTTATACCGCATACCGGGGCTTCTGGTCATCAAAGAGAGAATGCGCTTTATTTTCAGCAAAGAGATGCGGCATTACTATGTTCAGAAGATAATTTTTCATTTTCAGATTTTAGCAAGTCTTTAAGTAGTCTTATTTATGACGATAACTTACGTGAACGTTTAGCTCTTAATGCAGCTAAAATCGAACTAGGAGTAGATTTTGAAAGTTTGGATATTAATTATTGGCGTTAG
- the murC gene encoding UDP-N-acetylmuramate--L-alanine ligase: MDKILSKVKNIHLVGIGGVGMSGLALLLKAKGYSVSGSDLSSGYMIKVLREHGITVFLGHRKEQVSKDVQLLGYSSAVNESNPEIQEAMRRRIPILKRGKLLAELCRDKKTIAVAGSHGKTTTTAILGFLLTSLGYEPTVFLGGSSLNYSQGAWWGSEHCLIETDESDGSFLYYNPLVSIITNIDYEHIEYYRTAEALSDSFLDFAVNTKDKVFGWGDQESVSTIIDKTKGIKFGWGDSNHLQGRNFNFDGKHSCFDLFAGGSRIASVKLPLIGEYNCRNALAALAYLWYLDEDLKKASKILEDFRGTRRRFQLSAKVAGVTFIDDYAHHPTEIKAVIKAACLLKPRRLFVVLQPHRYSRVKALFKEFLTCFSDVDKLVVTDIYSASESPLEGITAQELTNQIGKHLPVELSYVPKAELAECIPEGLQDGDLVLSLGAGDINKLMLGVIDEFKKSRVN; encoded by the coding sequence ATGGATAAAATTTTATCTAAAGTAAAGAATATCCATCTTGTTGGTATCGGCGGAGTAGGTATGAGTGGATTGGCTTTGTTGCTTAAAGCTAAGGGCTATTCTGTTAGCGGTTCAGATCTATCTTCCGGCTATATGATTAAAGTGCTGAGAGAGCATGGTATCACGGTTTTCCTTGGCCATCGCAAAGAGCAAGTATCAAAAGATGTCCAGTTGCTAGGATATTCTTCGGCAGTAAATGAAAGTAATCCCGAGATACAAGAGGCAATGAGGCGGCGAATACCGATTTTAAAAAGAGGCAAGCTTTTAGCCGAACTCTGCCGAGATAAGAAAACAATAGCCGTAGCCGGAAGCCACGGGAAAACTACTACCACTGCTATTTTAGGCTTTTTGCTTACTTCTTTAGGTTATGAACCTACGGTGTTTCTGGGAGGATCGTCACTGAACTATTCGCAAGGTGCTTGGTGGGGGAGCGAGCATTGTCTTATTGAAACTGATGAGAGCGATGGAAGTTTTCTTTATTATAATCCTTTAGTTTCGATAATTACTAATATTGATTATGAGCATATTGAGTATTATCGAACAGCCGAAGCCTTAAGTGATAGTTTTTTAGATTTTGCCGTTAACACTAAAGATAAAGTATTCGGCTGGGGTGATCAGGAATCAGTTTCGACAATTATTGATAAAACGAAGGGGATAAAATTCGGTTGGGGAGATTCTAATCATTTGCAGGGGCGAAATTTTAATTTTGATGGAAAACATAGTTGTTTTGATTTATTTGCCGGTGGAAGTCGAATTGCTTCGGTTAAGTTGCCTTTGATTGGTGAATATAATTGTCGCAATGCTTTGGCAGCTTTAGCTTATCTTTGGTATCTTGATGAGGATTTAAAAAAGGCTTCTAAAATTTTAGAGGATTTTCGTGGCACCAGGAGAAGATTTCAACTAAGTGCTAAGGTGGCCGGGGTGACTTTCATTGATGACTATGCGCATCATCCGACTGAAATAAAAGCAGTGATCAAGGCCGCTTGCCTCTTAAAGCCTAGGCGGCTTTTTGTTGTTTTGCAGCCACATCGGTATTCTCGGGTTAAAGCATTATTTAAGGAGTTCCTTACTTGCTTTTCTGATGTTGATAAGTTAGTAGTAACTGATATCTATAGTGCTTCAGAAAGCCCCTTGGAGGGGATAACTGCTCAGGAGCTTACAAACCAGATAGGCAAACATTTACCAGTTGAATTGAGTTATGTTCCTAAAGCTGAGCTTGCCGAGTGTATTCCTGAAGGATTACAAGATGGTGATTTGGTTTTGTCTTTAGGGGCTGGCGATATTAATAAGCTTATGTTAGGAGTGATTGATGAGTTTAAAAAGAGCCGAGTTAACTAA
- the murB gene encoding UDP-N-acetylmuramate dehydrogenase: MSLKRAELTKITELKDYTTIKIGGRASSFFLVNSLQQLRRALSESDSYYILGKGSNLLIADTLIEKPIIKLGQEFNYIKKRSDSIVEVGAATSLACLMNYCLRNDLSGLENLVGIPATIGGLLAMNASSYGEEISSKVLEVCLVDVQGNIRKLKRQDLIVGYRYSAIANSIIIWVRFSLSKSKGLKQRLSCFIQERLNSQDFSLPSCGCIFKNPEGESAGLLIEACGLKGVQEGGAQISSKHANFIVNLGGASYRDVDYLIQKIKSEVCNKYSIILDEEIKRWS; encoded by the coding sequence ATGAGTTTAAAAAGAGCCGAGTTAACTAAAATAACCGAGTTAAAAGATTATACTACTATTAAGATTGGAGGCAGGGCTAGTTCCTTTTTTTTAGTTAATAGTCTGCAACAGCTACGCAGGGCTTTGTCTGAATCGGATTCTTATTATATTTTAGGCAAAGGATCTAATTTACTAATTGCCGATACTTTGATTGAGAAGCCGATAATAAAACTAGGTCAGGAGTTTAATTATATAAAGAAAAGATCTGATTCTATAGTAGAGGTAGGGGCAGCGACTAGTTTAGCTTGTTTAATGAATTATTGTCTTAGAAATGACCTTTCGGGTTTAGAGAATTTAGTCGGTATCCCGGCAACAATCGGGGGCCTTTTGGCCATGAATGCATCTAGCTACGGAGAGGAAATTTCTTCCAAGGTTTTAGAAGTTTGCCTTGTTGATGTTCAAGGAAATATTCGTAAGCTAAAAAGACAAGATTTAATTGTTGGCTATCGATATTCGGCAATAGCAAATTCTATTATTATTTGGGTTAGGTTTAGCCTATCGAAATCAAAAGGTTTAAAGCAGCGACTAAGCTGTTTTATCCAGGAAAGATTAAATTCGCAGGATTTTAGTTTGCCTAGTTGTGGATGTATTTTTAAGAACCCGGAAGGTGAGTCGGCTGGCCTGCTTATCGAAGCTTGTGGGTTAAAAGGAGTTCAAGAGGGCGGGGCTCAGATTTCTTCTAAACATGCTAATTTTATTGTCAATCTAGGCGGAGCCAGCTATAGAGATGTTGATTATTTAATTCAGAAAATTAAGAGTGAGGTTTGCAATAAATATAGTATAATTTTAGATGAAGAGATAAAACGATGGAGCTAA
- a CDS encoding D-alanine--D-alanine ligase, which yields MSNLKDVKIGVLGGGVSPEREISLISAKAAFEALERNNLKPTFIDINTSQREEVRGLLSGKELDLAFIALHGEFGEDGGIQRVVESLNIPYTGSDPEASALAMNKALSKHSFQKAGILTPEFHICCDRSRVPADLTYPLVVKPYRSGSSLGVSIVRSQNELDAAVDLAFSHQDIILIEDYIEGRELTVGILDDQALGVVEIVPSSGYYDFNAKYSDDLTEFIAPAAIPDGIYQDIQAISLAAHKVLGCRHFSRVDLRLDKEMRAHVLEVNSIPGLTSHSLLPLSAKVAQIEFDQLILKMSELALKDRVFIV from the coding sequence ATGAGTAATCTAAAAGATGTTAAGATTGGAGTTCTCGGGGGAGGCGTTTCCCCAGAGAGAGAAATTTCACTTATTTCGGCCAAGGCGGCGTTTGAAGCTTTGGAAAGAAATAACCTTAAGCCAACCTTTATCGATATCAACACTTCTCAAAGAGAAGAGGTTAGGGGGCTGCTTAGTGGCAAAGAGTTAGATCTTGCCTTTATAGCCTTGCATGGAGAGTTTGGTGAAGATGGGGGGATTCAGAGAGTAGTTGAAAGTTTGAATATACCCTATACTGGTTCAGATCCCGAGGCTAGCGCCTTAGCTATGAACAAGGCTTTGTCAAAGCACAGTTTTCAAAAAGCCGGCATTCTTACTCCAGAATTTCATATTTGTTGTGATCGAAGTAGGGTCCCCGCTGATTTAACCTATCCTTTGGTAGTTAAACCATATCGTTCCGGATCCAGTTTAGGTGTATCTATCGTTAGGAGCCAGAATGAACTCGACGCTGCAGTTGATTTAGCCTTTTCACATCAGGATATAATTTTGATTGAAGATTATATTGAGGGGCGTGAATTAACGGTGGGTATTCTTGATGATCAGGCTTTGGGCGTAGTCGAGATAGTTCCGAGTAGTGGTTATTATGATTTTAATGCAAAATATTCTGATGATTTAACTGAATTTATTGCGCCAGCTGCGATTCCTGATGGTATTTATCAGGATATCCAGGCGATTAGCTTAGCAGCCCACAAAGTTTTAGGCTGTCGGCATTTTTCACGGGTTGATTTACGTCTCGATAAAGAAATGAGAGCGCACGTTTTGGAGGTTAATTCCATACCGGGACTTACCTCTCACAGTCTTCTACCGCTTTCAGCCAAGGTAGCGCAGATAGAATTTGATCAGTTAATTCTAAAAATGAGCGAGCTAGCCTTAAAAGATCGAGTATTTATAGTCTAG